The following coding sequences lie in one Paenibacillus sp. J23TS9 genomic window:
- the pdxS gene encoding pyridoxal 5'-phosphate synthase lyase subunit PdxS — protein METGTSRVKRGMAEMQKGGVIMDVMNAEQAKIAEAAGATAVMALERVPSDIRAAGGVARMADPTIVEEVMKVVSIPVMAKARIGHFVEAKVLESLGVDYLDESEVLTPADEVFHIDKWDFTVPFVCGAKDLGEALRRIGEGASMIRTKGEPGTGNIVEAVRHMRFINSQIRKVQNMSKDELYAEAKNLGVSYDLLVGVHENGKLPVVNFAAGGVATPADAALMMHLGADGVFVGSGIFKSDSPEKFARAIVEATTHFQDYKLIAEVSKNLGAPMKGIEISKLSPSERMSDRGW, from the coding sequence ATGGAAACGGGAACTTCGAGAGTCAAAAGAGGTATGGCAGAAATGCAAAAAGGCGGCGTCATCATGGACGTCATGAATGCTGAACAGGCAAAAATCGCTGAAGCCGCAGGTGCAACAGCGGTTATGGCTTTGGAACGCGTACCATCCGATATTCGTGCAGCCGGCGGCGTAGCCCGCATGGCTGACCCGACGATTGTCGAAGAAGTGATGAAAGTGGTATCCATCCCGGTTATGGCAAAAGCCCGTATCGGTCACTTTGTGGAAGCTAAAGTGCTGGAATCTCTGGGTGTGGACTATCTTGACGAGAGTGAAGTGTTGACTCCGGCAGATGAAGTATTCCACATCGACAAATGGGATTTTACAGTTCCGTTCGTATGCGGAGCCAAAGATCTGGGTGAAGCGCTGCGTCGTATCGGCGAGGGTGCATCCATGATCCGTACAAAGGGTGAGCCGGGAACAGGCAACATTGTTGAGGCTGTCCGCCATATGCGCTTTATTAACAGCCAAATCCGTAAAGTACAAAACATGTCGAAGGACGAGCTTTATGCCGAAGCGAAAAACCTGGGCGTATCTTACGACCTTCTCGTTGGCGTACATGAAAACGGCAAGCTGCCAGTTGTAAACTTTGCTGCAGGCGGAGTGGCAACACCAGCTGACGCCGCGCTCATGATGCATTTGGGTGCAGACGGCGTATTCGTAGGCTCCGGTATTTTCAAATCGGACAGCCCTGAAAAATTTGCCCGAGCGATCGTTGAGGCAACGACTCACTTCCAAGACTACAAGCTGATTGCTGAGGTTTCGAAGAACCTGGGTGCTCCAATGAAAGGCATCGAGATTTCGAAGCTGAGTCCGTCTGAACGGATGTCGGATCGCGGCTGGTAA
- a CDS encoding D-alanyl-D-alanine carboxypeptidase family protein, whose amino-acid sequence MLLNMLCLSALPAAMVFAAPASTAATSTATSTASSIQKPELNLKSAVLIEPTTGQILYAMNADEPLPPASMTKMMTEYIVAEQIKQGKLKWTDQVTVGKNSEETIGSRIFLAEGDVHTVEELYIAMAVGSANDATVALAEKVSGTEQEFVKLMNKTAQEMGMKTAYFINATGLDRADMPKDFRPDTDKEDVMSAMDAAILGKHIVTDHPDYAKYTSIQSYKFRERDKAPIINYNWMLESNKNIQNFKAYAYPGLDGLKTGHTQNAGNCFTSTAVRNGVRLIGVVMGADSEAHRFTETKKLLDYGFDNFDVKQVVASKSKVEGLDSVPVKKGVETSVGVVTDGDISFIVPKGAEAKGVKFTTKLDKADGLVAPIKKGTKVGTITYTYKAEGIDKAQTKTVNLVTSEEVEKGGWFRLFFRAIKDMFGDLFNGIKNLF is encoded by the coding sequence ATGCTATTGAATATGTTATGTTTGTCCGCATTGCCTGCGGCCATGGTATTCGCTGCTCCGGCAAGCACTGCTGCAACCAGCACCGCGACAAGCACTGCAAGCAGCATTCAAAAGCCTGAACTGAACCTGAAGTCCGCGGTATTAATCGAGCCGACAACGGGTCAAATTCTCTATGCCATGAATGCGGATGAGCCACTGCCTCCGGCAAGCATGACCAAAATGATGACGGAGTACATCGTCGCCGAACAGATCAAGCAGGGGAAGCTGAAATGGACGGATCAGGTCACCGTAGGCAAAAACTCCGAAGAAACCATCGGCTCGCGTATTTTTCTTGCTGAAGGGGACGTACATACCGTAGAGGAACTGTACATAGCGATGGCTGTTGGTTCCGCAAACGACGCAACGGTTGCACTGGCCGAGAAGGTATCGGGAACCGAGCAGGAGTTTGTGAAGCTGATGAACAAGACCGCTCAGGAAATGGGTATGAAGACGGCCTATTTTATTAATGCAACAGGTCTTGACCGAGCTGACATGCCGAAAGACTTCCGGCCGGACACCGATAAAGAAGATGTCATGTCGGCAATGGATGCGGCCATTCTGGGCAAGCATATTGTTACCGACCATCCGGATTATGCCAAATATACTTCGATTCAATCGTATAAATTCCGTGAACGGGATAAAGCTCCAATTATTAACTATAACTGGATGCTGGAAAGCAACAAGAATATTCAGAATTTCAAAGCTTATGCTTACCCAGGGTTGGATGGTCTAAAGACAGGGCATACGCAAAACGCGGGTAACTGTTTCACATCAACGGCAGTCCGTAACGGTGTGCGCCTGATCGGCGTCGTCATGGGGGCCGACTCCGAGGCTCACCGTTTTACGGAAACCAAGAAACTTCTCGATTACGGCTTCGATAACTTTGACGTTAAACAGGTTGTAGCAAGCAAATCCAAAGTGGAAGGTCTGGATTCCGTTCCTGTCAAAAAGGGCGTTGAGACCAGCGTTGGCGTTGTGACCGACGGTGATATCAGCTTTATCGTACCTAAAGGCGCAGAAGCCAAAGGCGTTAAGTTCACAACCAAGCTGGATAAAGCGGACGGCCTTGTAGCGCCAATCAAAAAAGGCACCAAGGTCGGTACGATTACCTACACCTATAAAGCCGAAGGCATCGATAAGGCACAGACCAAAACGGTGAACCTGGTCACTTCCGAGGAAGTGGAAAAGGGCGGCTGGTTCCGTTTGTTCTTCCGTGCAATCAAAGACATGTTTGGCGACCTGTTTAACGGGATTAAAAATCTTTTTTAA
- the guaB gene encoding IMP dehydrogenase codes for MWEDKFSKEGFTFDDVLLVPRKSEVLPKEVDVSTRLSKHVKLNIPLISAGMDTVTESAMAIAIAREGGIGIIHKNMPVEQQAEEVDRVKRSESGVITNPFSLTPEQLVSDAEQVMAKFRISGVPIVDDQKKLVGILTNRDLRFVHDYSIQIKEVMTHENLVTAPVGTTLAEAEVLLQKHKIEKLPLVDDHNILKGLITIKDIEKAIQFPNAAKDAQGRLLVGAAIGISKDGFDRAEALVNAGVDVVVVDSAHGHHINILDAVRELRGLYPELTIIAGNVATGEATRDLIEAGASVVKVGIGPGSICTTRVIAGIGVPQVTAIYDCAQVAREYGIPLIADGGIKYSGEITKALAAGGHAVMLGSMFAGTEESPGESEIYQGRRYKVYRGMGSMAAMKQGSKDRYFQDDDKKLVPEGIEGRVAYKGPLADTIHQLIGGLRSGMGYCGTKSLDELREDTQFVRITGAGLRESHPHDVQITKEAPNYSV; via the coding sequence GTGTGGGAAGACAAATTCAGTAAAGAAGGATTTACTTTTGACGATGTATTGCTGGTGCCGCGCAAGTCTGAGGTATTGCCAAAGGAAGTGGACGTGTCCACAAGATTAAGCAAACATGTGAAGCTCAACATTCCACTCATCAGTGCGGGTATGGATACCGTTACCGAATCAGCCATGGCTATTGCCATAGCAAGAGAAGGCGGAATCGGGATTATTCATAAGAATATGCCGGTGGAGCAGCAGGCTGAAGAAGTAGATCGTGTAAAACGCTCAGAAAGCGGCGTGATTACGAATCCATTCTCCTTAACACCTGAGCAATTGGTTTCGGATGCTGAGCAAGTGATGGCAAAATTCCGTATTTCCGGAGTCCCGATTGTAGATGATCAGAAAAAGCTGGTTGGTATTCTGACGAACCGGGATTTGCGTTTTGTTCATGACTACAGCATTCAAATCAAAGAAGTGATGACTCATGAAAATCTCGTAACTGCACCTGTCGGCACGACGCTGGCGGAAGCGGAAGTACTTCTTCAAAAGCATAAAATTGAAAAGCTTCCTTTGGTCGATGATCATAACATCCTGAAGGGCCTCATTACTATAAAGGATATTGAGAAAGCGATCCAGTTCCCGAACGCAGCAAAAGATGCACAGGGACGTCTGCTAGTCGGTGCAGCTATCGGTATCTCCAAAGACGGATTCGACCGTGCTGAGGCATTGGTTAACGCTGGTGTGGATGTGGTTGTTGTGGATTCAGCCCATGGACATCACATCAACATTCTGGATGCGGTTCGCGAGCTGCGTGGCCTATATCCGGAGCTGACGATCATCGCAGGCAACGTTGCAACGGGTGAAGCGACTCGTGATTTGATCGAAGCCGGTGCATCTGTGGTGAAGGTTGGTATCGGTCCTGGATCCATTTGTACGACTCGCGTTATCGCTGGAATCGGCGTACCGCAAGTTACCGCAATATATGATTGTGCACAGGTTGCACGTGAATATGGTATCCCATTGATCGCCGACGGCGGTATCAAATATTCTGGTGAAATTACGAAGGCACTTGCTGCAGGTGGACATGCCGTTATGCTTGGAAGTATGTTTGCCGGTACAGAAGAGAGTCCTGGTGAATCTGAAATTTATCAAGGACGTCGTTACAAGGTTTATCGTGGCATGGGCTCCATGGCAGCGATGAAGCAAGGTAGTAAGGATCGTTACTTCCAGGATGATGACAAGAAGCTCGTCCCGGAAGGCATTGAAGGACGTGTCGCATACAAAGGACCACTTGCGGACACGATTCACCAATTGATCGGCGGACTACGCTCCGGTATGGGATACTGCGGAACGAAATCTCTTGATGAGCTTCGTGAAGATACCCAATTTGTTCGTATTACGGGTGCGGGCCTGCGCGAAAGTCACCCACATGACGTACAAATTACCAAAGAAGCTCCAAACTATTCCGTATAA